A genome region from Chryseobacterium sp. G0186 includes the following:
- the gldC gene encoding gliding motility protein GldC, giving the protein MRKTQITIDVELDENHIPENITWNAQDGGVEKEETKATMISVWDDKAMEALRIDLWTKEMPVDQMKMFIHQILVSLGSTYQRATGEEDVAQWMEQIAEEFAVKSAIK; this is encoded by the coding sequence ATGAGAAAAACTCAGATTACGATAGATGTAGAGCTAGATGAAAATCACATCCCGGAAAACATCACATGGAACGCTCAGGATGGAGGGGTTGAAAAGGAAGAAACCAAGGCAACCATGATCTCTGTATGGGATGATAAAGCAATGGAAGCTTTAAGAATTGATCTTTGGACAAAAGAAATGCCTGTAGACCAGATGAAGATGTTTATCCATCAGATTTTAGTATCTTTAGGAAGCACCTACCAAAGAGCAACCGGAGAAGAGGATGTTGCACAGTGGATGGAACAAATTGCAGAGGAATTTGCAGTGAAGTCTGCGATCAAGTAA